The proteins below come from a single Biomphalaria glabrata chromosome 10, xgBioGlab47.1, whole genome shotgun sequence genomic window:
- the LOC106065188 gene encoding nuclear transcription factor Y subunit alpha-like isoform X3, whose translation MDLQTSVMNFDPTSQGVGQYVQSQNALQNFQLPIQQLQSQGQLQIQGQQLPLLQLNQGGQFLINQQQLLQQLSQAQGIHLPTQGQAIQMAGQAQSIQLPQHLQHLQLHNQQGQPIQIQGQNGQALQLQGQNGQALQLQGQNGQALQLQGQNGQALQLQGQNGQTIQLHGQNGQHIQIQTANGQPIQLQNQNNQTIHLQGQHGQHIQLQNGQPIQLQNQNGQPIQLQNQNGQSIQIQNQNGQSIQLQNQNGQSIQLQNQNGQSIQIQGQNGQSLQFQTPNGQTIQIQAPSGQIMQLPNGQQIQLQNHQSIQLQAQQLQNQQNQQFQLQNQLGQVLQLQGQQIQTFQLPGQQLQMMSLQGQPCQVVHVQGPNGQIIQQVVPLMLGTEHMGGLMNPLHQMFLQSQTQSPLVGQFVQTESGLVWQPTSMYGSLEATTATALPFPQATVLTQSPVVEQVHQEISATNPVVETHVEQETSEAQHTTLVNGDSTSTLTGSMNTTTTPQATGRIQIAAEDPEDESTQPLYVNAKQYHRILKRREARAKLESSGKVVRKRKKYLHESRHKHACQRTRGTGGRFFSIKVENEAEFGLKDETDRHCEHSPSSIDNQSPSP comes from the exons ATGGATTTGCAAACATCAGTTATGAATTTTGATCCTACAAGCCAGGGTGTTGGTCAATATGTCCAGTCTCAGAATGCACTTCAGAACTTTCAGCTTCCTATCCAGCAGCTCCAAAGTCAAGGGCAGCTCCAAATACAAGGACAG CAGCTCCCACTCTTGCAATTAAACCAAGGCGGTCAGTTTCTGATCAATCAGCAGCAGCTGTTACAGCAACTCAGCCAGGCACAGGGAATACATTTGCCCACTCAGGGGCAAGCGATTCAAATGGCTGGCCAGGCACAGTCTATCCAGCTGCCCCAGCATCTTCAACATTTGCAATTGCATAATCAGCAGGGTCAGCCTATTCAAATTCAAGGTCAGAATGGGCAAGCATTGCAGTTGCAAGGCCAGAATGGTCAAGCTTTGCAGTTGCAAGGCCAGAATGGTCAAGCTTTGCAGTTGCAAGGTCAGAATGGGCAAGCTTTGCAGTTGCAAGGTCAGAATGGGCAAACCATTCAATTGCACGGTCAAAATGGCCAACATATTCAGATTCAGACTGCTAATGGTCAACCTATTCAACTTCAGAATCAAAATAATCAGACAATTCATTTACAGGGGCAGCATGGGCAACATATTCAACTTCAAAATGGACAACCTATACAACTTCAGAATCAAAATGGACAGCCCATACAACTTCAGAATCAAAATGGGCAATCCATACAAATTCAGAATCAGAATGGGCAGTCTATACAACTTCAGAATCAGAATGGACAATCTATACAACTTCAGAATCAGAATGGACAGTCTATACAAATTCAGGGTCAGAATGGACAGTCATTACAATTTCAGACTCCTAATGGGCAAACTATTCAAATCCAAGCACCTAGTGGTCAAATTATGCAGCTACCGAATGGACAACAAATACAATTACAAAATCACCAGTCTATTCAGTTGCAAGCTCAACAGTTGCAAAATCAACAAAACCAACAATTTCAACTTCAGAATCAATTAGGTCAAGTTTTACAATTACAAGGTCAACAAATACAAACTTTTCAACTTCCAGGACAGCAGTTGCAAATGATGTCATTACAAGGTCAGCCGTGTCAAGTTGTTCATGTCCAAGGTCCTAATGGACAAATAATACAACAAGTT GTTCCACTAATGTTAGGAACAGAACATATGGGAGGACTAATGAATCCATTACATCAG ATGTTTCTACAAAGTCAGACTCAGAGTCCATTGGTTGGTCAATTTGTTCAGACAGAAAGTGGATTAGTCTGGCAACCTACTAGTATGTATGGTTCACTAGAGGCCACTACAGCTACTGCTCTTCCCTTTCCTCAGGCTACAG TACTGACCCAAAGTCCAGTTGTAGAACAAGTTCATCAAGAAATCAGTGCCACCAATCCAGTGGTAGAGACCCATGTTGAACAGGAGACAAGTGAAGCTCAACATACAACTTTGGTTAATGGAGACTCGACG TCCACACTAACTGGATCTATGAATACAACAACCACTCCCCAAGCCACTGGAAGAATTCAAATAGCAGCTGAAGACCCAGAGGATGAATCCACACAACCTCTCTATGTGAACGCCAAACAGTATCACCGTATTTTGAAAAGAAGAGAGGCCAGAGCCAAACTAGAAAGTTCTGGAAAAGTTGTTCGGAAACGTAAG
- the LOC106065188 gene encoding ribosome-binding protein 1-like isoform X4, with the protein MDLQTSVMNFDPTSQGVGQYVQSQNALQNFQLPIQQLQSQGQLQIQGQQLPLLQLNQGGQFLINQQQLLQQLSQAQGIHLPTQGQAIQMAGQAQSIQLPQHLQHLQLHNQQGQPIQIQGQNGQALQLQGQNGQALQLQGQNGQALQLQGQNGQALQLQGQNGQTIQLHGQNGQHIQIQTANGQPIQLQNQNNQTIHLQGQHGQHIQLQNGQPIQLQNQNGQPIQLQNQNGQSIQIQNQNGQSIQLQNQNGQSIQLQNQNGQSIQIQGQNGQSLQFQTPNGQTIQIQAPSGQIMQLPNGQQIQLQNHQSIQLQAQQLQNQQNQQFQLQNQLGQVLQLQGQQIQTFQLPGQQLQMMSLQGQPCQVVHVQGPNGQIIQQVVPLMLGTEHMGGLMNPLHQQMFLQSQTQSPLVGQFVQTESGLVWQPTSMYGSLEATTATALPFPQATVLTQSPVVEQVHQEISATNPVVETHVEQETSEAQHTTLVNGDSTSTLTGSMNTTTTPQATGRIQIAAEDPEDESTQPLYVNAKQYHRILKRREARAKLESSGKVVRKQISSRVTSQACLSTNTRNRR; encoded by the exons ATGGATTTGCAAACATCAGTTATGAATTTTGATCCTACAAGCCAGGGTGTTGGTCAATATGTCCAGTCTCAGAATGCACTTCAGAACTTTCAGCTTCCTATCCAGCAGCTCCAAAGTCAAGGGCAGCTCCAAATACAAGGACAG CAGCTCCCACTCTTGCAATTAAACCAAGGCGGTCAGTTTCTGATCAATCAGCAGCAGCTGTTACAGCAACTCAGCCAGGCACAGGGAATACATTTGCCCACTCAGGGGCAAGCGATTCAAATGGCTGGCCAGGCACAGTCTATCCAGCTGCCCCAGCATCTTCAACATTTGCAATTGCATAATCAGCAGGGTCAGCCTATTCAAATTCAAGGTCAGAATGGGCAAGCATTGCAGTTGCAAGGCCAGAATGGTCAAGCTTTGCAGTTGCAAGGCCAGAATGGTCAAGCTTTGCAGTTGCAAGGTCAGAATGGGCAAGCTTTGCAGTTGCAAGGTCAGAATGGGCAAACCATTCAATTGCACGGTCAAAATGGCCAACATATTCAGATTCAGACTGCTAATGGTCAACCTATTCAACTTCAGAATCAAAATAATCAGACAATTCATTTACAGGGGCAGCATGGGCAACATATTCAACTTCAAAATGGACAACCTATACAACTTCAGAATCAAAATGGACAGCCCATACAACTTCAGAATCAAAATGGGCAATCCATACAAATTCAGAATCAGAATGGGCAGTCTATACAACTTCAGAATCAGAATGGACAATCTATACAACTTCAGAATCAGAATGGACAGTCTATACAAATTCAGGGTCAGAATGGACAGTCATTACAATTTCAGACTCCTAATGGGCAAACTATTCAAATCCAAGCACCTAGTGGTCAAATTATGCAGCTACCGAATGGACAACAAATACAATTACAAAATCACCAGTCTATTCAGTTGCAAGCTCAACAGTTGCAAAATCAACAAAACCAACAATTTCAACTTCAGAATCAATTAGGTCAAGTTTTACAATTACAAGGTCAACAAATACAAACTTTTCAACTTCCAGGACAGCAGTTGCAAATGATGTCATTACAAGGTCAGCCGTGTCAAGTTGTTCATGTCCAAGGTCCTAATGGACAAATAATACAACAAGTT GTTCCACTAATGTTAGGAACAGAACATATGGGAGGACTAATGAATCCATTACATCAG CAGATGTTTCTACAAAGTCAGACTCAGAGTCCATTGGTTGGTCAATTTGTTCAGACAGAAAGTGGATTAGTCTGGCAACCTACTAGTATGTATGGTTCACTAGAGGCCACTACAGCTACTGCTCTTCCCTTTCCTCAGGCTACAG TACTGACCCAAAGTCCAGTTGTAGAACAAGTTCATCAAGAAATCAGTGCCACCAATCCAGTGGTAGAGACCCATGTTGAACAGGAGACAAGTGAAGCTCAACATACAACTTTGGTTAATGGAGACTCGACG TCCACACTAACTGGATCTATGAATACAACAACCACTCCCCAAGCCACTGGAAGAATTCAAATAGCAGCTGAAGACCCAGAGGATGAATCCACACAACCTCTCTATGTGAACGCCAAACAGTATCACCGTATTTTGAAAAGAAGAGAGGCCAGAGCCAAACTAGAAAGTTCTGGAAAAGTTGTTCGGAAAC
- the LOC106065188 gene encoding nuclear transcription factor Y subunit alpha-like isoform X2, with product MDLQTSVMNFDPTSQGVGQYVQSQNALQNFQLPIQQLQSQGQLQIQGQLPLLQLNQGGQFLINQQQLLQQLSQAQGIHLPTQGQAIQMAGQAQSIQLPQHLQHLQLHNQQGQPIQIQGQNGQALQLQGQNGQALQLQGQNGQALQLQGQNGQALQLQGQNGQTIQLHGQNGQHIQIQTANGQPIQLQNQNNQTIHLQGQHGQHIQLQNGQPIQLQNQNGQPIQLQNQNGQSIQIQNQNGQSIQLQNQNGQSIQLQNQNGQSIQIQGQNGQSLQFQTPNGQTIQIQAPSGQIMQLPNGQQIQLQNHQSIQLQAQQLQNQQNQQFQLQNQLGQVLQLQGQQIQTFQLPGQQLQMMSLQGQPCQVVHVQGPNGQIIQQVVPLMLGTEHMGGLMNPLHQQMFLQSQTQSPLVGQFVQTESGLVWQPTSMYGSLEATTATALPFPQATVLTQSPVVEQVHQEISATNPVVETHVEQETSEAQHTTLVNGDSTSTLTGSMNTTTTPQATGRIQIAAEDPEDESTQPLYVNAKQYHRILKRREARAKLESSGKVVRKRKKYLHESRHKHACQRTRGTGGRFFSIKVENEAEFGLKDETDRHCEHSPSSIDNQSPSP from the exons ATGGATTTGCAAACATCAGTTATGAATTTTGATCCTACAAGCCAGGGTGTTGGTCAATATGTCCAGTCTCAGAATGCACTTCAGAACTTTCAGCTTCCTATCCAGCAGCTCCAAAGTCAAGGGCAGCTCCAAATACAAGGACAG CTCCCACTCTTGCAATTAAACCAAGGCGGTCAGTTTCTGATCAATCAGCAGCAGCTGTTACAGCAACTCAGCCAGGCACAGGGAATACATTTGCCCACTCAGGGGCAAGCGATTCAAATGGCTGGCCAGGCACAGTCTATCCAGCTGCCCCAGCATCTTCAACATTTGCAATTGCATAATCAGCAGGGTCAGCCTATTCAAATTCAAGGTCAGAATGGGCAAGCATTGCAGTTGCAAGGCCAGAATGGTCAAGCTTTGCAGTTGCAAGGCCAGAATGGTCAAGCTTTGCAGTTGCAAGGTCAGAATGGGCAAGCTTTGCAGTTGCAAGGTCAGAATGGGCAAACCATTCAATTGCACGGTCAAAATGGCCAACATATTCAGATTCAGACTGCTAATGGTCAACCTATTCAACTTCAGAATCAAAATAATCAGACAATTCATTTACAGGGGCAGCATGGGCAACATATTCAACTTCAAAATGGACAACCTATACAACTTCAGAATCAAAATGGACAGCCCATACAACTTCAGAATCAAAATGGGCAATCCATACAAATTCAGAATCAGAATGGGCAGTCTATACAACTTCAGAATCAGAATGGACAATCTATACAACTTCAGAATCAGAATGGACAGTCTATACAAATTCAGGGTCAGAATGGACAGTCATTACAATTTCAGACTCCTAATGGGCAAACTATTCAAATCCAAGCACCTAGTGGTCAAATTATGCAGCTACCGAATGGACAACAAATACAATTACAAAATCACCAGTCTATTCAGTTGCAAGCTCAACAGTTGCAAAATCAACAAAACCAACAATTTCAACTTCAGAATCAATTAGGTCAAGTTTTACAATTACAAGGTCAACAAATACAAACTTTTCAACTTCCAGGACAGCAGTTGCAAATGATGTCATTACAAGGTCAGCCGTGTCAAGTTGTTCATGTCCAAGGTCCTAATGGACAAATAATACAACAAGTT GTTCCACTAATGTTAGGAACAGAACATATGGGAGGACTAATGAATCCATTACATCAG CAGATGTTTCTACAAAGTCAGACTCAGAGTCCATTGGTTGGTCAATTTGTTCAGACAGAAAGTGGATTAGTCTGGCAACCTACTAGTATGTATGGTTCACTAGAGGCCACTACAGCTACTGCTCTTCCCTTTCCTCAGGCTACAG TACTGACCCAAAGTCCAGTTGTAGAACAAGTTCATCAAGAAATCAGTGCCACCAATCCAGTGGTAGAGACCCATGTTGAACAGGAGACAAGTGAAGCTCAACATACAACTTTGGTTAATGGAGACTCGACG TCCACACTAACTGGATCTATGAATACAACAACCACTCCCCAAGCCACTGGAAGAATTCAAATAGCAGCTGAAGACCCAGAGGATGAATCCACACAACCTCTCTATGTGAACGCCAAACAGTATCACCGTATTTTGAAAAGAAGAGAGGCCAGAGCCAAACTAGAAAGTTCTGGAAAAGTTGTTCGGAAACGTAAG
- the LOC106065188 gene encoding nuclear transcription factor Y subunit alpha-like isoform X1, with product MDLQTSVMNFDPTSQGVGQYVQSQNALQNFQLPIQQLQSQGQLQIQGQQLPLLQLNQGGQFLINQQQLLQQLSQAQGIHLPTQGQAIQMAGQAQSIQLPQHLQHLQLHNQQGQPIQIQGQNGQALQLQGQNGQALQLQGQNGQALQLQGQNGQALQLQGQNGQTIQLHGQNGQHIQIQTANGQPIQLQNQNNQTIHLQGQHGQHIQLQNGQPIQLQNQNGQPIQLQNQNGQSIQIQNQNGQSIQLQNQNGQSIQLQNQNGQSIQIQGQNGQSLQFQTPNGQTIQIQAPSGQIMQLPNGQQIQLQNHQSIQLQAQQLQNQQNQQFQLQNQLGQVLQLQGQQIQTFQLPGQQLQMMSLQGQPCQVVHVQGPNGQIIQQVVPLMLGTEHMGGLMNPLHQQMFLQSQTQSPLVGQFVQTESGLVWQPTSMYGSLEATTATALPFPQATVLTQSPVVEQVHQEISATNPVVETHVEQETSEAQHTTLVNGDSTSTLTGSMNTTTTPQATGRIQIAAEDPEDESTQPLYVNAKQYHRILKRREARAKLESSGKVVRKRKKYLHESRHKHACQRTRGTGGRFFSIKVENEAEFGLKDETDRHCEHSPSSIDNQSPSP from the exons ATGGATTTGCAAACATCAGTTATGAATTTTGATCCTACAAGCCAGGGTGTTGGTCAATATGTCCAGTCTCAGAATGCACTTCAGAACTTTCAGCTTCCTATCCAGCAGCTCCAAAGTCAAGGGCAGCTCCAAATACAAGGACAG CAGCTCCCACTCTTGCAATTAAACCAAGGCGGTCAGTTTCTGATCAATCAGCAGCAGCTGTTACAGCAACTCAGCCAGGCACAGGGAATACATTTGCCCACTCAGGGGCAAGCGATTCAAATGGCTGGCCAGGCACAGTCTATCCAGCTGCCCCAGCATCTTCAACATTTGCAATTGCATAATCAGCAGGGTCAGCCTATTCAAATTCAAGGTCAGAATGGGCAAGCATTGCAGTTGCAAGGCCAGAATGGTCAAGCTTTGCAGTTGCAAGGCCAGAATGGTCAAGCTTTGCAGTTGCAAGGTCAGAATGGGCAAGCTTTGCAGTTGCAAGGTCAGAATGGGCAAACCATTCAATTGCACGGTCAAAATGGCCAACATATTCAGATTCAGACTGCTAATGGTCAACCTATTCAACTTCAGAATCAAAATAATCAGACAATTCATTTACAGGGGCAGCATGGGCAACATATTCAACTTCAAAATGGACAACCTATACAACTTCAGAATCAAAATGGACAGCCCATACAACTTCAGAATCAAAATGGGCAATCCATACAAATTCAGAATCAGAATGGGCAGTCTATACAACTTCAGAATCAGAATGGACAATCTATACAACTTCAGAATCAGAATGGACAGTCTATACAAATTCAGGGTCAGAATGGACAGTCATTACAATTTCAGACTCCTAATGGGCAAACTATTCAAATCCAAGCACCTAGTGGTCAAATTATGCAGCTACCGAATGGACAACAAATACAATTACAAAATCACCAGTCTATTCAGTTGCAAGCTCAACAGTTGCAAAATCAACAAAACCAACAATTTCAACTTCAGAATCAATTAGGTCAAGTTTTACAATTACAAGGTCAACAAATACAAACTTTTCAACTTCCAGGACAGCAGTTGCAAATGATGTCATTACAAGGTCAGCCGTGTCAAGTTGTTCATGTCCAAGGTCCTAATGGACAAATAATACAACAAGTT GTTCCACTAATGTTAGGAACAGAACATATGGGAGGACTAATGAATCCATTACATCAG CAGATGTTTCTACAAAGTCAGACTCAGAGTCCATTGGTTGGTCAATTTGTTCAGACAGAAAGTGGATTAGTCTGGCAACCTACTAGTATGTATGGTTCACTAGAGGCCACTACAGCTACTGCTCTTCCCTTTCCTCAGGCTACAG TACTGACCCAAAGTCCAGTTGTAGAACAAGTTCATCAAGAAATCAGTGCCACCAATCCAGTGGTAGAGACCCATGTTGAACAGGAGACAAGTGAAGCTCAACATACAACTTTGGTTAATGGAGACTCGACG TCCACACTAACTGGATCTATGAATACAACAACCACTCCCCAAGCCACTGGAAGAATTCAAATAGCAGCTGAAGACCCAGAGGATGAATCCACACAACCTCTCTATGTGAACGCCAAACAGTATCACCGTATTTTGAAAAGAAGAGAGGCCAGAGCCAAACTAGAAAGTTCTGGAAAAGTTGTTCGGAAACGTAAG